DNA from Agathobaculum sp. NTUH-O15-33:
AATTTCCGCGCGTGAGAAGAAGTCGCGCCCCTTATATACCCGGTAGGGGATGCCATTACGAATGAACGCGGCGGCAATATTATCCGAAAGAACGTTGTTGCGGTACAGGATCGCGTAATCGCTGAACCGCCGCCCGCCTTCCACGCCCGCTAGGATGGTGTCCGCGATATAGCCGGCCTCGCCCTCTTGGCTGTCCGAGCGGTGCACACGCAGCTTGGCGCCGCCGGTCTGGTCGGTCCAAAGCTCCTTGCCCTTGCGCTGGGCGTTGTTGCGGATCAGCTCGTTCGCCGCGGAAAGAATGTTGCCGGTTGAGCGGTAGTTTTGTTCCAGCCGGATGGTGCGCGCGTTCTGGTACTGCTTTTCAAATTCCAGAATATTTGTAATGGTCGCGCCCCGGAATTTGTAGATGGACTGGTCGTCGTCGCCGACGACGCAAATATTCTGGTACCCGCCCGCGAGCAGGCTGGTCAGCACGTACTGCGCGTAGTTGGTATCCTGATATTCGTCCACCAGCACATAGCGGAACTTGCGCTGGTAGTATTCGAGCACGTCCGGATAGTTTTGCAGCATCAGCACGGTTTTCATGATAATATCGTCAAAATCCAGCGCGCAGGCCTTTTTCATTTCTTTTTCGTAAAGCTTGTACACATCGGCCACTTTTTCGCGGTAGTGGTCGCCGTGCGCGTCGGTCATGAACTGCCTCGGCGTCATCAAGCGGTCCTTGGCGCGGGAAATCATGCCCATCACCGCGCGCGGGTCGTATATTTTCTCGTCCATGTTCAGGCGGCGCAGCGCCGCGATAATCACGCGCTTTTTCTCATCCTCGTCGTAGATCGTGAACGGCTGTTCAAAGCCCAGCAGATCGACGTTGCGGCGCAGAATGCGCAGGCAGGCGGTGTGGAACGTATACGCCCAAATGGCGGAAGCGTCCTCCTCGCCCACCGCGCCGGTCAGCCGTTCCTTGAGCTCGCGCGCGGCCTTGTTCGTAAAGGTAATCGCGATGATCTCCCACGGCTTCGCGGGGTCTATCGCGCACAGCGCTTCGGCGCGCGCGCGGTTTTCCGGCTTGGGGTCGGTCAGGTATTCGGTCAAAAACAGCAGGTCTTGCTCGGTCGCGCCGGGCTGCGCCTGCTGGGCGTCGTATCCGCGCCCAAAGCGCAGCATGTTGATGATGCGCTGGATCAGCACGGTGGTTTTACCGCTGCCCGCGCCCGCGAGGATGAGCAGCGGCCCCTCGGTCGCGTATACCGCCTCGCGCTGCTTTTCGTTTAAATGTTCAAAGCGGGCCTCGATCACCGCGCGGCGGATGGAGGCGTACTTCATATCGAATTTCGTCGGTTCCATTTTCTCAGCTTACCTCGTTTAAGTAGAAGATAATATGATTATATCATATCTCAGCCTACAAAACAAACACTTGTTCTCCTTGACAGGCCGCGCAGAAGGGGTATAATTTGTATATCCACATGCAAATATTGATAAAAGTGAAGGTTATTACCCATTATGGATCAACCGAAAACCGCAATCGAATACATCCACTCGCTCGGCCGCTTTTCGGGCGCGCCCGGGCTGCACCGCATCCGCGCGCTTTGCGCCGCGCTGGGCGATCCGCAGAAGCGCCTGAAATGCGTGCATTTGGCGGGCACCAACGGCAAAGGCTCAACCGCCTGCATGATCGCAAACACCCTGCGCTGCGCGGGCTACCGCACCGGGCTGAACACCTCGCCCTATCTTGTCCATTTTCACGAGCGCATCCGCGTGGACGGCGCCATGATTGGGGACAGCGACCTGTCCCGTCTGGCCGAGCGCGTCGCCCTCGCGGCGGAAAGCCTTACCCTGCCCGAAGGCGAGACCATAGGCGAATTTGAGTTTACCACCGCCATTTCCTTTCTCTACTTTCTAGAGCAGGAGTGCGATATCGTCGTGCTGGAAACCGGCCTTGGCGGCCGGTGCGACGCATCGAACGTCATCGACCCGCCGGAGGTCTGCGTCATTACGCCCATTTCGCGCGACCATATGGACGCTTTGGGCGATACCGTGGCCGAGATCGCGGCGGAAAAGGCCGGCATCATCAAACCGTCCAGCGCGGTGGTCTGCGCGGTCGATCAGCCGGCGGAGGCGCTCCCCGTCCTGCGGCGCGCGTGCGACGCGGCGGGCGCGATCTGGTGCTCCTTCCCGACGGATACCACCGTATTGCGGTGCGATATTCACAACACCGCTTTTCTGTACGAAGGGCAGGGCTACACGCTCGCCATGCCGGGCCGCTACCAACTGCAAAACGCGCTCACCGCCCTGCACACCATACAGGCCCTGCGCGAGCGCGGCTGGAAAATCGACGTTTCCGCCGTGGTGCGCGGCCTTGCCTCGGCGCGCATGGCGGGCCGCTTGGAGCGCGTGCGCGAAAACCCGCTTGTTCTGCTGGACGGCGCGCATAACGTGGCGGGCACGGACGCTCTGTGCGATGCGATCGATGAAATGCTGGGCCGCAAGCGCCTGCACGTCGTCATGGGCATGGTGCGCGATAAGGAATACGAAGTCTGCGTGCGGCAGCTCGCCCGCCGGGCCGATATCTTCTACGCCTGCGCCCCGGATAACGACCGCGCGCTCATCACCACCACGCTGGCCGCGCTGGCCGAGCAGGATTGCGACGCCGTGTTCGACTGCGGCACCGCCGAGCGGGCGATCGCCCTCGCGCTCGAAAACGCAGCCCCCAACGATTGCGTGCTGGTCTGCGGTTCGATCTACCTTGTCGGCGAAGCGGAAAAGATCCTCCGCACGCGACAGAAAGCGACCGAATAAAAACATTTTATATGGTAAACTTTGGCTTGTACCGAAAAAAAACGGTACAAGCCGTTTTTTTTAGTTAGGAATTAGTAGTTAGTAATTATTTTAGCGTTTCCGTTTCTGTTTCACGATTTTTGCCTTACATAAGCGCCAACGCCTTATTTCCCGGCTCAAACTGTCGCCGCTCCCAATTACTAATTACTAATTCCTAACTACTAATTAACTGAAAGTGTGGTGTGGCTAATGTTACAAATCACCCCAACCATGAAAGAGGGCACATTAATTGTTTCCCTCGCGGGCGACCTGGATCATCACGAGGCGCGCCTTGCGATTGAGCAATCGGAGGATTTGCTCGCGCTCTACCCCTGTGAAAAGCTGGTTTTGGAGCTGCACGGGCTTACGTTTATGGATAGCTCCGGCCTAGCGGTCGTTATGCACCTGTTTCGCACGTCGGCACGCAGCGGGCGCGATTTTGCCGTGCGCGGCGCGCCGCCGCAGGCCATGCGCGTGTTTGAAGCGGCCGGTCTGCCGCAGGTCATGATTTTTGAAAAGGGGGAATGAACGATGCGCGGCGTAGTCAATAAAATGAGCATTAAATTTGAAAGTCACTCGGTAAACGAGGCGTTCGCCCGGCAGGCCGTGGGCGCTTTTGTTTCCCAGCTCGACCCGACGATGGAGGAGCTGGGCGATATCAAAACCGTCGTGTCGGAGGCGGTGACCAACGCCATTGTCCACGGCTACGCGGATAAAGCGGGCTTTATCACCGTGTCCGTGCGCCTTTTCGAGGGACGCGCGCTGGAGATCAAGATCAAGGACGCGGGACGCGGCATCGCGGACGTGCAAAAGGCGCGCCAGCCGATGTTCACCACCGGCGACGATACGCGTTCGGGCATGGGCTTCACCATCATGGAGACCTTTACGGACAAGCTTCGCGTCCGCTCTACCGAGGGACGCGGCACGCTCGTGACCATGATCAAGACGCTATCGGAGCGATAGGCCATGACCGAACTAACGCGCGACCTGCTGCGCGACGCGGCGGCGGGTGACCGCGAAGCCGAAGCGCGTCTTTTGCAGGAGAACAGCGGCCTGATCTGGTCGATCGCGCGGCGCTATTACGGGCGTGGCGTCGAGCCGGACGATCTATACCAGCTTGCCGCCGTTGGGTTTATCAAGGCGGTGCGCGGGTTCGATCTGGAACTCGGCACGCAGTTTTCTACTTACGCGGTACCCAAAATCGCGGGCGAAATACGGCGGTTTCTCCGGGATGACGGCGCGGTCAAGGTCAGCCGCGCCATGAAGGAACGTTCGGCCAAGCTGCACCGCATCGAAACCGAGCTGACCGCCAAAACCGGCAATTCCCCCACCATCTCTGAAATCGCCGAAGCCGCCGGGCTTACCCCGGAAGAGGTAGCGGCCTGCGAACAGTCCAACGTAACGGTGGATTCCTTTGAGCGCGAGCTTTCGGGCGGCGGCCACCTGTCCGACCTGATCGGCGACGACGGGCTCGAAGAGCGCGCCTGCCTGTATCTCTCGCTGCGCGAAGCCATACGCACCCTGCCCGAGCGCGACCAAGAGGTGCTCGCCCTGCGCTTCTCGCGCGACCTGACCCAGCAGCAGGTCGCCAAGCTCATCGGCGTGTCGCAGGTGCAGGTATCCCGCATTGAAAAGCGCGCCATCGCCCACCTGCGCGGCCAACTGACGGACAGCGGATAGCAAAGGATAAAGCACAAAAAAGCCAATGCTATTAAAATAAGAATAACTGACTCCTAGCGCATCCCTTTGGCCTTTCCTCCACGAGGGCATATGCGTAAACTTAAGCAACGCGCGGGGGGCAAAGACCGCTTTCTGGCCTTCCCCTCGTCGGGGGAAGCCCAAAGAGCGCGCTATGCATACGCTGCTTCAATTTACGCATATGCCCTCGTTAGGGGGAGCCCAAAGGGTGTTTGCTACCCAGTTATTACTTGCTCATTCTTAACTGAATGACATTGACACAAAAAAGCTCCCCCTTTTTCAAGGAGGAGCTTTTTGTTATGAATTTTAAAGATAAATCCATTCGGGGTCGACCCAATATCCCCGCGTTTCATTCCAGCGGCGGTATTGCACCCTTCCACCTAGAACTCTCGTTTTTGTAACAATCACATCCGCACGGGGGGTCACCTCAGCAGCCGAAGTGGTGGTTTCCACAGAAGGCGTTTGGGCGGTTACGTCAGCCGCACACGCGGCAGGGGCAGCGCTTGCGAGCACTACCGCAGCACTGATGGCACATAATAACCTTTTTTTCATTCTTTATTCGCTCCTTATTAATAAATTAAA
Protein-coding regions in this window:
- a CDS encoding anti-sigma factor antagonist (This anti-anti-sigma factor, or anti-sigma factor antagonist, belongs to a family that includes characterized members SpoIIAA, RsbV, RsfA, and RsfB.), with amino-acid sequence MLQITPTMKEGTLIVSLAGDLDHHEARLAIEQSEDLLALYPCEKLVLELHGLTFMDSSGLAVVMHLFRTSARSGRDFAVRGAPPQAMRVFEAAGLPQVMIFEKGE
- a CDS encoding sigma-70 family RNA polymerase sigma factor; the encoded protein is MTELTRDLLRDAAAGDREAEARLLQENSGLIWSIARRYYGRGVEPDDLYQLAAVGFIKAVRGFDLELGTQFSTYAVPKIAGEIRRFLRDDGAVKVSRAMKERSAKLHRIETELTAKTGNSPTISEIAEAAGLTPEEVAACEQSNVTVDSFERELSGGGHLSDLIGDDGLEERACLYLSLREAIRTLPERDQEVLALRFSRDLTQQQVAKLIGVSQVQVSRIEKRAIAHLRGQLTDSG
- the spoIIAB gene encoding anti-sigma F factor — protein: MRGVVNKMSIKFESHSVNEAFARQAVGAFVSQLDPTMEELGDIKTVVSEAVTNAIVHGYADKAGFITVSVRLFEGRALEIKIKDAGRGIADVQKARQPMFTTGDDTRSGMGFTIMETFTDKLRVRSTEGRGTLVTMIKTLSER
- a CDS encoding bifunctional folylpolyglutamate synthase/dihydrofolate synthase, which produces MDQPKTAIEYIHSLGRFSGAPGLHRIRALCAALGDPQKRLKCVHLAGTNGKGSTACMIANTLRCAGYRTGLNTSPYLVHFHERIRVDGAMIGDSDLSRLAERVALAAESLTLPEGETIGEFEFTTAISFLYFLEQECDIVVLETGLGGRCDASNVIDPPEVCVITPISRDHMDALGDTVAEIAAEKAGIIKPSSAVVCAVDQPAEALPVLRRACDAAGAIWCSFPTDTTVLRCDIHNTAFLYEGQGYTLAMPGRYQLQNALTALHTIQALRERGWKIDVSAVVRGLASARMAGRLERVRENPLVLLDGAHNVAGTDALCDAIDEMLGRKRLHVVMGMVRDKEYEVCVRQLARRADIFYACAPDNDRALITTTLAALAEQDCDAVFDCGTAERAIALALENAAPNDCVLVCGSIYLVGEAEKILRTRQKATE
- a CDS encoding ATP-dependent helicase — encoded protein: MEPTKFDMKYASIRRAVIEARFEHLNEKQREAVYATEGPLLILAGAGSGKTTVLIQRIINMLRFGRGYDAQQAQPGATEQDLLFLTEYLTDPKPENRARAEALCAIDPAKPWEIIAITFTNKAARELKERLTGAVGEEDASAIWAYTFHTACLRILRRNVDLLGFEQPFTIYDEDEKKRVIIAALRRLNMDEKIYDPRAVMGMISRAKDRLMTPRQFMTDAHGDHYREKVADVYKLYEKEMKKACALDFDDIIMKTVLMLQNYPDVLEYYQRKFRYVLVDEYQDTNYAQYVLTSLLAGGYQNICVVGDDDQSIYKFRGATITNILEFEKQYQNARTIRLEQNYRSTGNILSAANELIRNNAQRKGKELWTDQTGGAKLRVHRSDSQEGEAGYIADTILAGVEGGRRFSDYAILYRNNVLSDNIAAAFIRNGIPYRVYKGRDFFSRAEIRDMFAYLWVVENPADTLRLKRIINVPARKIGDRSVELAEQAAEENGLPLFEVVKNASAYPTLSRAASAMERFGKMIEDLRQQREFLGLSEWYAEVLNRTGYAEALENKDDMESKSRLEHIEELKSYLLTYEEKNEDPTLAGFLEEMALYTDADKTGDEEDAVTMMTMHSAKGLEFPVVFLAGLEDGLFPGFRAMEKDEDMEEERRLCYVAVTRAREELYMTCAERRLLYGRTQYAHPSRFLQEIPEELTDSNVNQRAFDPPVQPAAQTAREGIVHARSASVAPAPAARPGRAAAQPAPDFAVGGRVRHRAFGDGLIVSAKPMGGDCLLEIAFDQKGTKRLMAKSAAQFMEKL